The segment AGTTGATTAACTTGATTGCTATGGCTATTGATAATAAAATCCCTTATACCTACTTCAAAACACAGATTTTCACCCATCCGACCATGGCTGAGAATTTGAATGATGTCTTTAATTTTTAATGGTGTAATGACCGTCCGATAGGGCGGTTTTTCTTTTTCCATGTTACAATAAGGTATCAACCATTGGAGGTTTTATATGAAATGGAATAAAAAACTAGCCCTTAGTGCCGTCTTAGTCGCAAGTTTGTTTACTTTGTCAGCCTGTCAATCAATTTCAAATTGGTGGAAGAATACCAAGGAAGAATGGATTGGCTTGGAAATGACAGTTCGGACATTTGATGAGAATTCTCAGTTAATCGATGAAATGTCTGGCAAGTCCTTATCGATTTCGCGGAATCAGGAATTTGACTCGGTGGATGCCGAAGGCTATTCCAATGCGGATTCATCTGTTTTGAAGGTCACACTTGGCAATTATGAAATTGACCATGTTGGTTCTTCCTTGATTGCTGCCGAAGAGGGCTTGGAGGATTTATTTGCTAAGTATCAATCGACTGTAGATATTGCCAACTATGATCGTTCTATTCCCTTGGTTAATCGGATGGTTTCGAGCTTGAAAAATGATTTTACTGGTAAGGCTAAGGTTGTTTTAATTCGTTCGCAAAATGGCACACCATTAGCGACCTATGTTGGTGATAAGGTATCCCTTTATGCTTCTGATGCGCCCAAAACATCAGAACTACTGATAGATGGTAAACGCTTGATTATCTATCGTTGTGACTATACGATTTATGACAGAGAGTTGTTGGAGAACTAGATGATAAAAATTCAGTCAGCACAGATAGAAGATGCCGCAGATTTGGTGGCTATCTACGCTCCTTATGTTGAAAACACAGCCATTACTTTTGAAACAGAGATACCGACAGTTGCAGACTTTGCCAGTCGGATTGAAAAGACCTTGGAGAAGTTTCCCTATCTGGTAGCAGTAGAAGAAGGACAAATTCTAGGCTATGCTTATGCTTCAACCTACTATGCCCGTGCGGCTTACGATTGGACGGTGGAATTATCCGTATATATCAAGCAAGAAGCACGCGGAAAAGGCATTGGAACTCTTCTCTACAATGCTTTGGAAAGGGAACTGACAGCGCGTGGTTTTAAAAATTTCTTAGCCTGTATCGCCCTGCCCAATCCAGCCTCTATAGCCCTCCATGAGAAGAGGGGCTATGAACAGGTAGCTCATTTCAAGAAAGTTGGCTACAAATTCGATACCTGGCATGATATTGTCTGGCTCCAAAAGTCTCTTGTAGGTAAGCAAAATGAAGATTGATGAATTAGAAAAACGATTATTACTAGTAGCAGATGTTAGTCAAGCCCAACCGATGAAAGCCTACATGAAAAACAACTTTGACTTTTTGGGTGTTCGGACACCTGACCGTCGAACAGTTGCCAAGCAGTTTTTCAAAGACTTTAAGGCTCAGGGAATTGATTGGGACTTTGTAGAGGCTTGTTGGGACAAACCCTACCGCGAGTTTCAGTATATCGCTATTGATTACCTGGTCACCAAGAAAAAAGATCTGGTCTTAGCTGACCTGCCCCGCTTGAAAAAGCTTGCTCAGGAAAAGTCATGGTGGGATAGTATTGACGGACTGGACAAGCTAGTCGGTAAGATTGTTTTGGACAATCCAGAGGCCAAGCAGACCATTTTGGAATGGAGTGTAGATGACGATTTCTGGCTGAGACGAATTGCCATTGACCACCAACTCTTGCAAAAAGAAAAGACAGATACGAAACTGTTGGAACAAATCCTAATCAATAATCTTAATCAGACTGAATTTTTCATCAATAAGGCGATTGGTTGGAGTTTGCGAGATTATTCTAAGACCAATCCTGAATGGGTACGGACTTTTCTTGACACCTACCGGTCCCAAATGGCAGGTCTGTCCATTCGTGAAGCCAGTAAGTACATCTAGGAGGATCCATGTCAAAAATCTATGAGTTTGAAGCAGTCATTCATCCAGTACCAGATAAGGGCGGAGCCTACGTTATTTTTCCCTATGATATACGAGAGGAATTTGGAAAAGGCAGAGTAAAGGTACATGCGACTTTTGATGAACATCCTTATGATGGTTCAATCATCAATATGGGAATCAAGGATGAAGCAGGCAATGTTTGCTATATCATCGGTATTCAGAAGGCTATTCGAGCTACCATAGGT is part of the Streptococcus suis genome and harbors:
- a CDS encoding DUF5052 family protein yields the protein MKWNKKLALSAVLVASLFTLSACQSISNWWKNTKEEWIGLEMTVRTFDENSQLIDEMSGKSLSISRNQEFDSVDAEGYSNADSSVLKVTLGNYEIDHVGSSLIAAEEGLEDLFAKYQSTVDIANYDRSIPLVNRMVSSLKNDFTGKAKVVLIRSQNGTPLATYVGDKVSLYASDAPKTSELLIDGKRLIIYRCDYTIYDRELLEN
- a CDS encoding GNAT family N-acetyltransferase encodes the protein MIKIQSAQIEDAADLVAIYAPYVENTAITFETEIPTVADFASRIEKTLEKFPYLVAVEEGQILGYAYASTYYARAAYDWTVELSVYIKQEARGKGIGTLLYNALERELTARGFKNFLACIALPNPASIALHEKRGYEQVAHFKKVGYKFDTWHDIVWLQKSLVGKQNED
- a CDS encoding DNA alkylation repair protein, which produces MKIDELEKRLLLVADVSQAQPMKAYMKNNFDFLGVRTPDRRTVAKQFFKDFKAQGIDWDFVEACWDKPYREFQYIAIDYLVTKKKDLVLADLPRLKKLAQEKSWWDSIDGLDKLVGKIVLDNPEAKQTILEWSVDDDFWLRRIAIDHQLLQKEKTDTKLLEQILINNLNQTEFFINKAIGWSLRDYSKTNPEWVRTFLDTYRSQMAGLSIREASKYI
- a CDS encoding DUF1905 domain-containing protein, with translation MSKIYEFEAVIHPVPDKGGAYVIFPYDIREEFGKGRVKVHATFDEHPYDGSIINMGIKDEAGNVCYIIGIQKAIRATIGKEAGDRVQVTIQERLE